The window GAGATTTTATCAGGGCGCAACATTCCTGGAATGACACGGACACCATAGATGAATATTTCTGCAATTAAAATTTGAACATTTCGGCCATGATCCCTGATCAGGCCGAAGGCTTTTTTTGGGTGGTGGGCATCATGGGTCATGCCAGGATGACTCGGCGGTATGGTACACTGGAGGTGAAAGGATTGGGTAGGGGAAACCATCTGGTCACGGGGTGTCGTGTCGTTGCAAAGGCTAGGCAAGATGGAGACGACGAGGAATTACATTGATGGTTGGGAAACCATCCGGTCACGGGGAGTTGTGTCGTTGCACAGGTCGAGCCATGCCAGGCAAGATGGAGATGGCGAGGATTTACACTGACAGTGAGGAGATGCCGCATGAAGGACAATGTGGGAACAATGGATCGGGTGGTACGGGTCGTCAAGGGTGGGGTATTGATATCTCTGGTTTTTGTGGGACCGAAGGTGCGTTGGGGTTGGCTTGGGGTTTATCCGTTGCTTACCGGCTTGATCGGTACGTGCCTATTCTATGACATGCTGGGCTTTGACACGAAAGCTCCCAAGAAAAAGAGTTACCTGATCGAAAAATCCACAGTTTCCTGATCATTGTCTCTACTTGATTTCCATGAGGAGTCGGAAGCCCAGCAGGGCGTGGCTGTCGTCTGCACCGAAAAAGTGGCGGTCGGAAATATTGCCGCAATTCGGATCGATGATCCAGCCGCCTCCCCGACCCAAATGGATGATTTTTGAGCCCTGGGCGGGATTTGATTCAGGAGAGGATGCGCTGTTTTGGGGGCCGCCTGAGCCAAATTCCCGGAAATTGCCATTGACCAGTTCCCAGACGTTGCCAAACATGTCATACAGCCCCCATGCGTTTGGTTTCAACTGACCGACGGCGTAGGTTTTGCTGCCTTTGAACCAGGCATATTGGCCGATTTCGCCGTCGCTGTTTTGCAGAAAATTATTGGTTTTTTCGCCGGCGAGGGCTGCGTATTCCCACTCGGCCTCAGTTGGCAGGCGATAAAGGTTCGTTTTTTCAGCTTCATTCAATTTATTGATAAATTCCTGGACGTTGCTCCAGGTGATTCGTTCCACGGGCAGGGAGCCTCCTTTGGTCCTGCTTGGATTGTTTTCCATGACCGCTTCCCAGTGGTCTTGCGTGACTTCATATTTACTCAGATAGAACGGTTCGTGGATCACTTCTTCATGAAGGGGGACCTCGCTGTTGCAGATGTTCGAGGAATAGAAAGGACCCATGGAGAGTGAACCGGGCTGGATCAGGACAAACTCCATGCCAATACTGTTTGTATAATTTTTTTTCTTTTCAAGAATATTCTTTGCCTGGGCAGGTGCTGCACTGATGGATCCGGGACCGAGCATGAAGATCATCATCAGCAACAGAAATGGGTACATGGGCATCTCCTGGCGTACTCCGCAAACCCTGGCCACCATGGCAGGTTACAGCGGAGATTTATTCCTCGATCCCGGAAATTCGGGCAAACGGGTTCTGGCGGCGAAAATTTTCCTGACCATGGCGAAGAGCGTTTTCTTGTCGCAAGGATCAAATGCGTGTATCCTCTGTCAGGTCAGTCTGGTTGGTCAAGGGATGACACTATTGGAAGTTGCCGGAAATGATATGAAAAGTGTGGCGTTTTGCAGCCACTTTTTGGTACGCTTGGACGGGTTGTGTTTCTTGGTCGATCATTTAGGATAACGATAAGCGATGGCGAACATGTTTCGTAGATTCAGGTCTTGGGTTAAAGATAAGCTTCCTTATATTATTGTCTTTTTTGCAACGTTAATCATTATTATCGTTCTGATCTGGCCTCGCATCTTTATTTTTATTCGTTCCGGTGAAGCTGGAATTCTTTACCATGTGTTTACGTCTGGTACGGAGACCGACTATGTTTATCCGGAAGGATTGCATATCCTTATGCCTTTGAACCGTATGGAAATATACGACACGCGCATTCAAATTCTGTATGATGATTTTGAGGTTCTTACCAATCGTGGTTTGCCCATCAAACTGAATATTGCTGTCCGGTTTGCTCCCATCTACGAACTGCTTGGGCTTTTGCACCAAAATGTGGGACCGGATTATCCCTCGAAAATTATTTTGCCGCAAATAGAATCCGTCTTGCGGCGCAACATCGGTCGCCTTTCGCCTGAAGATATTTATACGAACAAGGATGGCGTGCAGAGCGAAATCATTGCCCTGGCCTTGCAGGAAGTCGGGGAAATGTATGTCAAGGTTGACAATATTATTATTCGCTCTGTGGAGCTGCCGGATAGCGTCAAAAATGCCGTTGAAGAAAAGCTTGTTTATGAACAACAGCTTCTTTCCTACGATTTTCGTCTCCATCTGGAAGAAAAAGAGGCCGAAAGAAAGCGTCTTGAGGCGGTGGGTGTTGCTGCCAAGAACAATATCGTATCCACTTCCTTGACGGATAGCCTCCTTAAATGGGAAGGAATCCGGGCAACGTTGGATATGTCCAAATCTGAAAATGCCAAAGTTGTGGTCATCGGATCTGGCAAGGATGGATTGCCAATCATATTGGGCAACCAATAGAGATATTCGATGGCAATGCATTATGAATTTCTCTTGAATTTTTTCAAACCAAATCCGAATGCGGGTCTCTGACATCGTGATGACCAAATCTCGTAAAATATTTTATACTATCCTGTCAGGAGTTATTATTATTCTGGCGGTTCTGTTGTGGAATTTAAAGAATAATATGCAGTTTTATGAGTATGTTCAGTCGAATATTGTTTATATTACGGAGACATTTGGATTAAAGCAAGAAGAGAATTCCGATATTGTCATTGGTGTTGTCTGGCCCGAGGGTGATGGTGGCTTTGTTGAAGGTGCCATGATGGCTCAGGAGCAAATCAATGCTCAGGGAGGTCTCAACCATAAGAAAATTCGTTTCATTATTGAAAATGA of the Magnetococcales bacterium genome contains:
- a CDS encoding DUF2892 domain-containing protein, with the protein product MKDNVGTMDRVVRVVKGGVLISLVFVGPKVRWGWLGVYPLLTGLIGTCLFYDMLGFDTKAPKKKSYLIEKSTVS
- a CDS encoding formylglycine-generating enzyme family protein gives rise to the protein MYPFLLLMMIFMLGPGSISAAPAQAKNILEKKKNYTNSIGMEFVLIQPGSLSMGPFYSSNICNSEVPLHEEVIHEPFYLSKYEVTQDHWEAVMENNPSRTKGGSLPVERITWSNVQEFINKLNEAEKTNLYRLPTEAEWEYAALAGEKTNNFLQNSDGEIGQYAWFKGSKTYAVGQLKPNAWGLYDMFGNVWELVNGNFREFGSGGPQNSASSPESNPAQGSKIIHLGRGGGWIIDPNCGNISDRHFFGADDSHALLGFRLLMEIK
- a CDS encoding prohibitin family protein, with the translated sequence MANMFRRFRSWVKDKLPYIIVFFATLIIIIVLIWPRIFIFIRSGEAGILYHVFTSGTETDYVYPEGLHILMPLNRMEIYDTRIQILYDDFEVLTNRGLPIKLNIAVRFAPIYELLGLLHQNVGPDYPSKIILPQIESVLRRNIGRLSPEDIYTNKDGVQSEIIALALQEVGEMYVKVDNIIIRSVELPDSVKNAVEEKLVYEQQLLSYDFRLHLEEKEAERKRLEAVGVAAKNNIVSTSLTDSLLKWEGIRATLDMSKSENAKVVVIGSGKDGLPIILGNQ